The uncultured Fibrobacter sp. DNA segment TCGCTAACGATTGTTTCATATATCCATATAAAATATACAAACACTCTAGATTCATTTTTTTTTGCTATTTTGACAAAATTTTACCCGTTCCGCAAGGATTTCAAAAGTTGTTCCGTCGGCCTTGCTGATTGCGCCGAATTTCATCTATCGCTTAACACGCTTTACGGAATGTTTTATCTTGCCTATGATAAAGTTCAGTTCCAGCGAGGATTCTGTTTCCGTTGTTTCTAAATCCGGCATAACGATGTTTGTGAGAATCTCTCCGAAATGCTGCATTTTCGAATGCTTTTCCTCCTTGTCGCCTTCTTTATGCAACTCCACAAGTTCTCTCTTGAGTTCTCGAACAGCCGCAAAAGTCTCGATGATGGCGAAAGTTGTGTTAATCGCCGTCTTGCTTTTTAAGATTGTCGCAAGCATATAGAGGCCTTTTTCTGTGAAAGCGTAGGGTAAAGATCTGCTTTTGGCCGAATAATTTGTGGACGAAATTTTCGTCCGCAAAATTTCAACTTCGTCCTTTGACAATTTTGAGGAAAATCCCCCCCCCCGCAGAAACCTAATCTGCGTTGTCACCTTGTAACGCCTAGCTTTCTTTTTCTGCCTGAATCTTCTGCGATTCCTTCAGCACTTCGTCCAACGTAAAATCTTCTTGAGTAAAGAAGAAGGTGTTCTTGCCCAAATCCTTGAGCGAAGCCCCGAAGTGGTAGGCCGTATCGTCTATGAACAAGAATCGGTCGTGCATCCCGTAACTAGGCAGAACTTGCATCGGGCTATCGGGATATTGTTCGTTGTAAGTGGCTAGGTCCATTTCAAGGACTTTGCTTTTGTCATAGGTGTAGATTGTCACGGAAACGCCTTTTTCCCGCTTGAGCATCATGGCCAACGTTTTTTCAGTCACGTACCTGTCGACAAGTACGATTCTTTTCTTTGCCTGACGAATCAGGTCGCAGACAAATACATAGGCATCGAACTCCTGGTTGTTGTAAAATAAACCCTTGGATTTGAGCTCGCCACGGTCCATTGCCTCGAAAAGTTCGTCAAATTTACGGTCATGGTCAAACAAATGCTCGTCATGACCGGTCAAGCGGCTGTCCTGTTCCAAATCCTTTGCTTCTACATTTGAAAGACGGTTGATAAGACCGCCGTTACCCATCATAAGGTGACGCAATTGCACGAAAGCGTCCATTATAGCGAGAGACACCTTAATTGCCGTTTTGGTACGCAAAACAGCTGAAAGCATTGCCACTCCTTGCTCAGTAAAGGCAAACGGCATCTTACGCAAGCCCATTTTCTCAGAATTGGACATCACAATTTGTGATTTCCAATTTGAAAATTCCAGCTCTGTCAACTGAAAACAATTCCTTTCCGGGAACCTTTCCATATTTCGCTTGACGGCCTGATTTATGGCCCTCGTTTCTACCCCATAAAGCGTTGCTAGATCGCGATCAAGCAACACCTGCTTGTCACGAATGACCAGAATCATCTTTTCTACGCCTGATTCCTCCAGTAGGTTCGGAATCGCAATCTCTTTTTCATTCATCTTCTACTCCAATCCGCCTACAAGCAAAAAAAAGGCGGGGTAAAGTGTTCTTGATGCAAATATACATTCCTCGTATGTCACATTATGACAATCGGCGAAAATCGCGAAAATTTTGGGAATTTTGAGGAAAATTGACCCCTGCAGGCGGTTGAAATCTGCGTTTTTACGCTTTTTTCTTGCCTTCCGGGCGTGGCGTCACCTTTTGACAGCGGAATAATCTATATTTTGAATGAAAATAGAGTTTTTGCTCTTGTTCTCCTCTTGAAAACTAGACACTTTCACGAACAAGGAGAATAAGGCGAACGCTCACGTCTGCGACCGGCGTATGCCAGCCGCATCGTTTTGCTACATGGTCTATTGTTTTATAGCAGTTTGCCTGTATGCAAACGGCCTTTTGGGGCGTGAGTTGTTTGCGCTTATTTTGTTCGGGCAGTCTAGGCCTTCAAGAGGTAAGTGCATTCAACTCCACGCCTTTTTTGTATCCAGAAAATGCTTGGAAGAGTCTGCAAGAACGAGGGTGAACGCTCGTTGAGTATCGCTCTTGTTCTTCTCTTGAAAACTAGACACTTTCACGAACAGAAAGAATAAGACAATAACTCGCCTTCGCCTGTGGGTTGCATGGGCGTAGTGTACCCTGGGCGTATTGTACGCTTAGGGTGGTGTGCCTTTGTAAGGTCCCTGAGCATGTTGAAGGGCCGAACAATTGCACATGTTGCGAGCTATTGTATTCTTT contains these protein-coding regions:
- a CDS encoding ORF6N domain-containing protein → MTTQIRFLRGGGFSSKLSKDEVEILRTKISSTNYSAKSRSLPYAFTEKGLYMLATILKSKTAINTTFAIIETFAAVRELKRELVELHKEGDKEEKHSKMQHFGEILTNIVMPDLETTETESSLELNFIIGKIKHSVKRVKR
- a CDS encoding ORF6N domain-containing protein, whose product is MNEKEIAIPNLLEESGVEKMILVIRDKQVLLDRDLATLYGVETRAINQAVKRNMERFPERNCFQLTELEFSNWKSQIVMSNSEKMGLRKMPFAFTEQGVAMLSAVLRTKTAIKVSLAIMDAFVQLRHLMMGNGGLINRLSNVEAKDLEQDSRLTGHDEHLFDHDRKFDELFEAMDRGELKSKGLFYNNQEFDAYVFVCDLIRQAKKRIVLVDRYVTEKTLAMMLKREKGVSVTIYTYDKSKVLEMDLATYNEQYPDSPMQVLPSYGMHDRFLFIDDTAYHFGASLKDLGKNTFFFTQEDFTLDEVLKESQKIQAEKES